Proteins from one Streptomyces sp. NBC_00289 genomic window:
- a CDS encoding MFS transporter, whose product MTTTAELGIVTTKVPARLDRLPWSRFHWRIVIGLGTVWILDGLEVTIVGAVAARMTEPGSGINLTSADIGTAAAIYVAGACAGALLFGRLTDRYGRKKLFMLTLGIYILATVATAFAHDAWYLYLARFITGMGIGGEYAAINSAIDELIPARNRGQVDLAINGSYWVGAAIGSLVAVLLLNESLLAADLGWRLAFGLGGVLGLGIMLVRRHVPESPRWLFIHGHQAEAERIVDQIEAEVRQETGRELPEPGEAVTVRQRDVIPFREIAGVALRRYPRRALLGLALFIGQAFLYNAIVFDLGTILNGFFDIGSGSIPYFLALFAIVNFLGPLLLGRLFDTVGRKPMIAGTYFGSAVVAAVLAVLLINGSLTTWSFFLLVSLTFFVASAGASSAYLTVSEVFPMETRALSISLFFAIGTAVGGITGPLLFGHLIHSGDANLVAVGFLVGAAAMALGGLAEVFFGVQAEQQSLENIARPLTAEEADAAWRDEPAPQDARDRLRPAPVRQAAHERELRIADRTARRRERQRAGAHRYRPGTGPGSTLYSPGMAGTAGTASRTSAVAEQRLDDEIEQITHALQKAGPTSRDRLEQAVGGRSWGPGRFRRALRESARESRTKSLANGTYAPAD is encoded by the coding sequence ATGACCACCACCGCCGAGCTCGGTATCGTCACGACCAAGGTTCCCGCCCGGCTTGACCGGCTGCCGTGGTCCCGGTTCCATTGGCGGATCGTCATCGGTCTGGGAACCGTCTGGATTCTGGACGGACTGGAAGTCACGATCGTCGGGGCGGTTGCCGCCCGTATGACCGAGCCGGGCAGCGGCATCAACCTGACCAGCGCAGACATCGGCACGGCCGCCGCCATCTACGTGGCAGGCGCATGTGCGGGGGCTCTGCTGTTCGGGAGGCTCACCGACCGCTACGGGCGCAAGAAGCTGTTCATGCTCACGCTCGGCATCTACATCCTCGCCACCGTCGCGACCGCGTTCGCCCACGACGCCTGGTATCTCTACCTCGCCCGCTTCATCACCGGTATGGGCATCGGCGGAGAGTACGCCGCGATCAACTCGGCCATCGACGAGCTGATTCCTGCCCGCAACCGCGGACAGGTGGACCTGGCCATCAACGGCAGCTACTGGGTCGGTGCGGCGATCGGCAGCCTGGTCGCCGTGCTGCTTCTCAACGAGAGTCTGCTGGCAGCCGACCTCGGCTGGCGACTCGCCTTCGGCCTGGGCGGCGTTCTGGGCCTGGGCATCATGCTGGTACGCCGCCACGTGCCGGAGAGTCCGCGCTGGCTGTTCATCCACGGACATCAAGCCGAGGCTGAACGCATCGTCGACCAGATCGAGGCCGAGGTGCGCCAGGAGACCGGCCGCGAGCTGCCGGAACCGGGCGAGGCGGTCACCGTACGGCAGCGCGACGTCATCCCGTTCAGGGAGATCGCCGGCGTGGCTCTGCGGCGGTACCCGCGTCGCGCCCTTCTCGGTCTGGCGCTCTTCATCGGACAGGCGTTCCTGTACAACGCGATCGTCTTCGACCTGGGCACGATCCTGAACGGCTTCTTCGACATCGGCTCCGGCTCGATCCCCTACTTCCTTGCCCTCTTCGCCATCGTCAACTTCCTCGGACCACTCCTTCTCGGCCGACTGTTCGACACCGTGGGCAGAAAGCCGATGATCGCAGGCACCTACTTCGGCTCGGCAGTCGTGGCAGCCGTCCTCGCCGTCCTGCTGATCAACGGTTCCCTGACAACCTGGTCGTTCTTCCTGCTGGTCTCGCTGACCTTCTTCGTGGCGTCCGCGGGAGCCAGCTCGGCCTACCTGACGGTGAGCGAGGTCTTCCCCATGGAGACCCGAGCCCTGTCCATCTCGCTGTTCTTCGCGATCGGCACGGCCGTCGGCGGAATCACCGGCCCGCTGCTGTTCGGCCACCTGATCCACAGCGGCGATGCCAACCTGGTCGCCGTCGGCTTCCTCGTCGGAGCGGCAGCCATGGCGCTGGGCGGACTGGCCGAGGTCTTCTTCGGTGTCCAGGCCGAACAACAGTCCCTGGAGAACATCGCCCGGCCGCTCACCGCCGAGGAAGCCGACGCGGCCTGGCGCGACGAGCCCGCGCCACAGGACGCACGAGACCGCCTCCGGCCCGCGCCCGTCCGGCAGGCCGCGCACGAGCGGGAACTGCGGATCGCCGACCGCACCGCCCGCCGCCGGGAGCGGCAGCGCGCCGGAGCCCACCGCTACCGCCCAGGCACCGGACCGGGCAGCACCCTGTACTCGCCCGGGATGGCCGGCACAGCGGGCACGGCAAGCCGTACGTCCGCCGTGGCCGAACAACGCCTCGACGACGAGATCGAACAGATCACCCACGCGCTCCAAAAAGCCGGCCCGACGAGCCGAGACCGACTCGAACAGGCCGTGGGCGGCCGTTCCTGGGGCCCCGGGCGCTTCCGGCGCGCCCTGCGTGAGTCCGCGCGCGAGTCCCGAACCAAGAGCCTTGCGAACGGCACCTATGCGCCGGCGGACTGA
- a CDS encoding Hsp20/alpha crystallin family protein, translating into MTTPVRRHRGGAMQDRPAGWARNPLTEFDQLLSEMSGLMESTVGGTVPAVAWTPLADVTESDDAFQVEIELPGVKSKDISVDANGQELVVTGEIKEKERKGVLRRSTRRTGAFEYRLRLPGELDTEKIDAHMSGGVLTITVPKAEAAKPRHVEISDRSESTESSG; encoded by the coding sequence ATGACCACGCCCGTCCGACGTCACCGCGGTGGCGCGATGCAGGACAGGCCCGCTGGCTGGGCACGCAATCCGCTGACGGAGTTCGACCAACTGCTCAGCGAGATGAGCGGACTGATGGAATCCACGGTGGGGGGCACTGTGCCCGCCGTGGCGTGGACACCCCTGGCGGATGTCACGGAGTCCGACGACGCCTTCCAGGTGGAGATCGAGCTTCCCGGCGTCAAGAGCAAGGACATCAGCGTCGACGCCAACGGCCAGGAGCTGGTGGTCACCGGAGAGATCAAGGAGAAGGAACGCAAGGGCGTCCTGCGCCGGAGCACCCGCCGCACCGGAGCCTTCGAGTACCGGCTGCGGCTGCCCGGAGAGCTCGACACCGAAAAGATCGATGCGCACATGTCGGGCGGGGTGCTCACCATCACCGTCCCCAAGGCGGAGGCCGCCAAGCCCCGGCATGTCGAGATCAGCGACAGGAGTGAAAGCACTGAGAGCAGCGGCTGA